One genomic window of Bradyrhizobium sp. CCGE-LA001 includes the following:
- a CDS encoding acyl-CoA dehydrogenase family protein has translation MVTPVAKGRAAHSEPDYIARAEVLAEGFAARAAEHDRTGSFPFENFRELSEAGLLSLTVAAAHGGAGAGARYTARVLGIIGKADPSTALVLSMHYINHLVMARSPTWPAKLSRKLARESVEGLALVNALRVEPELGSPARGGLPATIARRTDTGWRLTGHKIYSTGSPILKWYLVWARTDEVEPRVGQFLVPAGLPGTRIVETWDHHGLRASGSHDVIFDDVVIPLDAEVDVRKPAEWRALDVTQASVHTLFVAAIYDGVARAARDWLITFLKQRVPASLGAPLASLPRAQEILGGIEARLAVNARLIDTFARDFDDGVQLSGSESNVIKLTVTNNAVAVVEDALSLTGNHGLSRTNPLERHYRDVLCGRVHTPQDDSTRIGLGRAALGL, from the coding sequence ATGGTAACGCCTGTAGCCAAGGGCCGCGCGGCCCACAGCGAGCCCGACTACATCGCCCGCGCCGAAGTGCTTGCCGAAGGCTTCGCCGCGCGCGCGGCCGAGCACGACCGCACTGGCAGCTTTCCCTTCGAGAACTTCCGCGAGCTGTCCGAAGCAGGACTGCTCTCGCTGACGGTTGCCGCGGCGCATGGCGGGGCCGGCGCCGGCGCGCGATACACCGCGCGCGTCCTCGGTATCATCGGCAAGGCTGACCCGTCGACCGCGCTGGTGCTGTCGATGCACTACATCAATCATCTGGTGATGGCACGCAGCCCGACTTGGCCGGCGAAACTGTCGCGCAAGCTGGCGCGCGAAAGCGTCGAGGGCCTCGCGCTGGTCAACGCGCTGCGGGTCGAGCCCGAGCTCGGCTCCCCCGCCCGCGGCGGCCTGCCGGCGACGATCGCGCGGCGCACCGACACCGGCTGGCGGCTCACCGGCCACAAGATCTATTCGACGGGCTCGCCGATCCTGAAATGGTACCTGGTCTGGGCGCGGACCGACGAGGTCGAGCCGCGCGTCGGCCAGTTCCTGGTCCCGGCGGGCCTACCGGGCACGCGCATCGTCGAGACCTGGGACCATCACGGCCTGCGCGCCAGCGGCAGCCACGACGTGATCTTCGACGACGTCGTGATCCCGCTCGACGCAGAGGTCGATGTGCGCAAGCCCGCCGAGTGGCGCGCGCTCGACGTCACGCAGGCGAGCGTCCACACGCTCTTCGTTGCCGCGATCTATGACGGCGTCGCCCGCGCCGCCCGCGACTGGCTGATCACCTTCCTGAAGCAGCGCGTTCCCGCCAGCCTCGGCGCGCCGCTGGCGAGCCTGCCGCGGGCACAGGAGATCCTCGGCGGCATCGAGGCGCGGCTTGCGGTCAATGCGCGACTGATCGACACGTTTGCGCGTGATTTCGATGACGGTGTTCAGCTCTCGGGAAGCGAGTCCAACGTCATCAAGCTCACCGTGACGAACAATGCCGTCGCCGTGGTCGAGGACGCGCTGTCGCTCACCGGCAATCACGGCCTGTCCCGCACCAATCCGCTGGAGCGGCACTATCGCGACGTGTTGTGCGGGCGCGTGCACACGCCGCAGGACGATTCCACGCGCATCGGCCTCGGCCGCGCCGCATTGGGCCTCTAG
- a CDS encoding LLM class flavin-dependent oxidoreductase — MSIEFIGFISNNNSSETVVREGPVLDPTHIEAVAKAHENAGFDRALLAFHSTLPDALQVAQHVLNHTERLNVLIAQRPGFTAPTLLARQLAVLDQFSRGRVALHVITGGNATELRQDGNTLDDKDERYARTSEFLDVLKLEWTSDKPFTYRGKYYQVENAFSQVKPYRPEGIRVYFGGASDAAIDVAGKHADTFALWGESYAQVRDVTSRVHNAAVRQGRPTPRFSLSVRPIIAPTEKQAWEKAEEILARATALQDKTGYRKPADGHATAGARRLLALADQGSRIDKRLWTEIAKLTGANSNTTALVGTPEQVAEVFGDYYDLGISHFLIRGFDPLIDAIEYGRELIPLTRELVAKRQAVRGEAAE, encoded by the coding sequence ATGTCGATCGAGTTCATCGGCTTCATCAGCAACAACAATTCGTCCGAAACTGTGGTCCGCGAAGGTCCGGTCCTCGATCCCACCCACATCGAGGCGGTGGCGAAGGCGCACGAGAATGCGGGCTTCGATCGTGCGCTGCTGGCGTTTCATTCGACCTTGCCCGACGCTCTCCAGGTGGCCCAGCACGTCCTAAATCACACTGAACGTCTCAACGTGCTGATCGCGCAGCGGCCCGGCTTCACCGCGCCGACGCTGCTGGCCCGGCAGCTCGCCGTCCTCGACCAGTTCTCGCGCGGCAGGGTCGCTCTGCATGTCATCACCGGCGGCAACGCCACGGAGCTCCGGCAGGACGGCAACACGCTCGACGACAAGGACGAGCGTTACGCCCGCACCTCCGAATTCCTCGACGTGCTCAAGCTGGAATGGACCAGCGACAAGCCGTTCACCTACAGGGGCAAGTACTACCAGGTCGAGAACGCGTTCTCGCAGGTGAAGCCGTATCGTCCAGAAGGCATTCGCGTCTATTTCGGCGGGGCCTCGGATGCGGCGATCGATGTCGCCGGCAAGCATGCCGACACCTTCGCGCTGTGGGGCGAATCCTATGCGCAGGTGCGCGACGTCACCTCGCGCGTCCATAACGCAGCGGTCCGGCAGGGGCGGCCGACGCCGCGCTTCAGCCTGTCGGTGCGGCCGATCATTGCGCCGACCGAGAAGCAAGCCTGGGAGAAGGCGGAAGAGATTCTGGCGCGCGCTACCGCGCTTCAGGACAAGACCGGCTATCGCAAGCCCGCCGACGGTCACGCTACCGCCGGTGCGCGGCGCCTTCTTGCACTCGCCGACCAGGGCAGCCGCATCGACAAGCGGCTGTGGACCGAGATCGCCAAGCTCACCGGCGCCAACAGCAACACCACCGCTTTGGTCGGCACGCCCGAGCAGGTCGCCGAAGTCTTCGGCGACTATTACGACCTCGGCATCAGCCACTTCCTGATCCGCGGCTTCGATCCGCTGATCGACGCGATCGAATATGGCCGCGAGCTGATTCCGCTGACGCGGGAACTCGTCGCCAAGCGTCAGGCCGTGCGCGGCGAGGCCGCGGAATGA
- a CDS encoding ABC transporter substrate-binding protein, which yields MIRLMLAGALLFGSFELATAQTTLRVGDQKGNAQAVMEVAGVLKDVPYKIEWKEFPAAAPLLEALSAGAIETGLVGDAPFTFAAASGAPVKAIAAIRQTREGLAILVPESSPIKSFADLRGKKIATGRGSIGHQLILAALEKNGWAASDVQIAYLAPSDAKIAYTQGSVDAWSTWEPYVSQEEVLFKSRRIITSEGLTPGLSFQVARPDAIRDKRAELTDFIRRLTAARAWSLSNIDSYAATWGRLMNIPTSVPQNWLSRAKIRIAPIDHGVVADEQSTIDLYFRWGLIKQKLDAAEIVDRTFTDAIAKAGL from the coding sequence ATGATCCGCCTCATGCTGGCCGGCGCGCTGCTGTTCGGCTCGTTCGAGCTCGCAACAGCGCAAACCACCCTGCGGGTAGGCGACCAGAAGGGCAATGCGCAGGCCGTGATGGAAGTCGCCGGCGTGCTCAAGGACGTTCCCTACAAGATCGAGTGGAAGGAATTTCCGGCGGCCGCTCCCTTGCTGGAGGCGCTCAGCGCCGGCGCGATCGAGACCGGGCTCGTCGGCGACGCGCCCTTCACCTTCGCCGCCGCCTCCGGTGCTCCGGTCAAGGCGATCGCCGCGATCCGGCAGACCCGCGAGGGCCTCGCAATCCTCGTGCCGGAGAGTTCGCCGATCAAGAGCTTTGCCGATCTACGGGGCAAAAAGATCGCAACCGGTCGCGGTTCGATCGGCCATCAGCTCATCCTCGCCGCGCTCGAGAAGAACGGCTGGGCTGCGAGCGACGTGCAAATTGCCTACCTGGCGCCCTCGGATGCCAAGATCGCCTACACGCAAGGATCCGTCGATGCGTGGTCGACCTGGGAGCCCTATGTCAGCCAGGAAGAGGTGCTGTTCAAATCGCGTCGCATCATCACCTCGGAAGGCCTGACGCCGGGGCTGAGCTTCCAGGTCGCGCGGCCCGACGCGATCAGGGACAAGCGCGCGGAGCTGACGGACTTCATCCGCCGCCTCACCGCGGCGCGGGCGTGGTCGCTGAGCAATATCGACAGCTATGCTGCGACCTGGGGCCGGCTGATGAACATCCCGACATCAGTGCCGCAGAACTGGCTGTCGCGCGCCAAGATCCGCATCGCGCCGATCGACCACGGCGTGGTCGCTGACGAGCAAAGCACGATCGATCTCTATTTCCGCTGGGGACTGATCAAGCAGAAGTTAGATGCGGCCGAGATCGTGGATCGCACGTTCACGGATGCGATTGCGAAGGCGGGGTTGTAG
- a CDS encoding CmcJ/NvfI family oxidoreductase: MGLQETKIESLPFVTAELNYLAPVTGKPRTYAFDPPPGEPKSTALAEPHQVPIFDARLIAQNFSLDREGFALVRHPTRVKDFYDDAEVRAVYYPAVEAFLRATLQADRVVIFDHTVRKRVEGAADIRDGGPRQPATRVHVDQTAISGANRVREHLPDEADELLKGRVQVINLWRPIRGPLRDSPLAMADGTTVAPDDLVASDLIYPNRRGETYSVKYNPNHGWFYFPEMTPEEALLLKCYDSATDGRTRFGPHTAFVDPTTPLDAAPRESIEVRTLVFHKQ, from the coding sequence ATGGGCCTGCAAGAAACAAAAATCGAGTCGCTTCCCTTCGTCACCGCCGAACTCAACTATCTCGCGCCTGTCACAGGCAAGCCGCGCACCTATGCGTTCGATCCGCCGCCGGGCGAGCCGAAGAGCACGGCGTTGGCCGAGCCGCATCAGGTGCCGATCTTCGACGCGCGGTTGATCGCGCAGAATTTCTCGCTCGACCGCGAAGGCTTTGCGCTGGTGCGCCATCCGACACGAGTGAAGGACTTCTATGACGACGCGGAGGTGAGGGCGGTCTATTATCCCGCCGTCGAGGCGTTCCTGCGGGCGACGCTGCAGGCCGACCGCGTCGTCATCTTCGACCACACCGTGCGCAAGCGCGTCGAAGGTGCCGCCGACATCCGTGATGGCGGCCCGCGCCAGCCCGCGACGCGCGTCCATGTCGACCAGACCGCAATCTCCGGTGCCAACCGCGTGCGCGAGCATCTGCCTGACGAAGCCGACGAGTTGCTGAAGGGCCGGGTGCAGGTGATCAATTTGTGGCGGCCGATCCGGGGTCCCTTGCGCGATTCACCGCTGGCGATGGCCGATGGCACGACGGTCGCGCCTGATGATCTCGTCGCCTCCGATCTGATCTATCCCAATCGCCGCGGCGAAACCTATTCAGTGAAGTACAATCCGAACCATGGCTGGTTCTATTTTCCCGAGATGACCCCGGAAGAGGCGCTACTGCTGAAATGCTACGATTCCGCAACCGACGGCCGCACCCGGTTCGGGCCGCATACGGCCTTCGTCGATCCGACGACGCCGCTGGATGCCGCGCCGCGCGAAAGCATCGAGGTGCGCACTCTGGTGTTCCACAAGCAGTAA